In Rariglobus hedericola, the following proteins share a genomic window:
- a CDS encoding SMI1/KNR4 family protein: MKNTIESLVRDFTQAALPESVLSFIVSNSGEAFANHTFIVPHKSGDWDDSLENFYTEDEIIDTLERELMLREGGAKDIPDGMIPVAENGLGDVIYISLRVHEVGALYYGFHEDMDLDSGSESGLIHLAPNLFDWLKTLKNEN; encoded by the coding sequence ACGATCGAATCCCTTGTCCGCGACTTTACCCAGGCTGCTTTGCCTGAATCAGTATTAAGTTTTATCGTAAGCAATAGCGGCGAAGCATTCGCAAATCATACATTTATCGTCCCCCACAAATCCGGAGACTGGGATGATTCACTAGAGAATTTTTATACGGAGGATGAGATTATCGACACCCTAGAGCGCGAATTGATGCTCAGGGAAGGCGGCGCAAAAGACATTCCAGATGGAATGATCCCCGTTGCAGAAAATGGTTTGGGCGATGTGATATATATTAGCCTTCGCGTCCACGAAGTCGGCGCGCTATATTATGGTTTTCACGAAGACATGGATTTAGACAGCGGGTCCGAATCAGGCCTTATTCATCTAGCGCCAAATCTCTTCGACT